gtcacagagatcaaaaggcgtaaattggtcgtgaGGCTTTtaaaactatggcacgtttcttaactgcagtgaACATTGATCtcacatttggtacacatgaaccCAATTTAGTCAGGTCATCTCAGGGCCCAAAGTTCGGTTCGATTTGATTCAccgcttggccaccaggtggccaaatttgaaaaaagattATTGCCTAACGACTTGCCCGATTTCCACCAATcggatatcatgggtacatcaaATCACCATAAGGTATGGGGCACATGGTTTTTGATTTCGTCCCtacttttaaaggtcacagaggttaaatggcaTAAAAAAATTCCATTTGGTTATATAattatagcacgtttcttaaccagcaatAGGTGTCCactaaatatctatacggtgaggaCAGTGGCCTCTGGCTGTTTCGTTGTTTTTATTATTATCGTACAATAATGGCCCATGTTTCTTTGTTATTATAATCACAGTACAATAACACATGAACTCAAATTCATCACCCTCAAATGCTGAAGTCTCTGAACATTAATCTCAACTTCACCACATATTCATTCTTAGCATCAAACACCTTCACCATCACACACATAATTACAACTCACGCATTACAAAATTATCCATCTCAACCTTCCTGCTAATCAAAAGCGAGGAGCTTTGCGATGGCCTTGCCATCGACATTTTTTTAGTTCGGCTTGCTTTCCAAACAACGTCTAATTAACCGTTCTTAGGATTCGGGTGAACCAGGTCTGACTGTGGATAGATCTACATTTACCGCTTTTTCTTATTTTACAGGGGCGAATAGGGTCATGAAGTATGGTGGTTGGCCGTATTTTCCCGCTTTGTCCTGTATGTATAGGAACCAAGATTACACTTTCACACGCCAATTGGATTTTGGAATACGCTTTTTTGACATTGACACTCGTGCCAAGGGAAATACCGCTTACACGAGTCACAGAGATGCTTACGGACGAAAATTATGGGAGGCAAGTGCAAATTTAaaacatattattattatataagaTATCGACACAAAAGTATACATTTAGGTGTCTCTCATCACGACATTACTACTAGACCGTCCGCAATGTCATTCTATGGATCATTATTGTATCGAAAatcattgaatgaatgaaatacGCTCAGCACTTAGTTTTCCACTCAGAATACAATACTGAAAAACGCGCGATTACACTCAAAAATTTGGTTTCAAGTCGGCGGAATGAGTTAGTGTCTGTGTCTTTCCTCAGGTCGTGACTCAGTGAATTCCACATGTAAAGGGCATGTTCTGAGAAAACTGTTACTCCAAATGATATAAGCCTAAAAGGATGATCAACGAGAAGATACTATGCTTCTGATCGGAGTTATCGACCGAAAGAGTTTTCGTGCAATTTCTACAGGCATATATTCTCTACGCTTGTGATGATGCCCGAACAGTTGGGTTTAAGGAATCATCGAACCGGTGGCCCTTATCTGTGTACCAATGGCAATGATCACCTTCCTTGCGAATGTTCTCATGAATATACTCTGGACTCACCGATCTGACCCCGGTTCATTATTTCTGGGCATGACCGCCCCCAGCACAATGGCCATTGTACAGGCCAAGGCCCCTTCATACCTCATTGGCTCAGGACCTATGTGCCTGTCATTTTGAACCCTTGCTGcgaaatcgacacaaaaaacGCTAAGGGCAGGACATGATAGCATGACCATCAGAAATGAtagacaacttggtgtcgccccCTATTGGTTATCGCGATTAAACAATgtcgaatggcatcgaacgacaaagGGCATTATATCTATCGGGGCTCGGCTTGCACATTCCGAAACCGTCAGTGATTAAATAAAGGtcagtgagtctagagtatgtaTCTTTTAAGCATATCGATCTTCTTCACGTTTTTATCCCAAATTGTCGCCGCATAAACTGCCTCCAAACGGATTCATTGAGCCGGGTCCATGAGGTTCTTCGTTGTCAAAATTCAAGAACTGTTCGTTTTTTGGTTGCATTTATTATGTGGTCCACAACTTGTGAAGGGCTAGCTGGACGGCTGCTGTGTGTATAATCCCGTAAAAAAGCTATCGTCTAAAAGAATACCcgaaactgacatgactgagaaaGATGCCTTGGGAAGATCGCTCAGCACGGACATATACTGATTTCTATAAATCCGTGGTTCAGGTGCATAAGAAAACGCAGCAGATACAAGACGCACATGCCCTGGGTCACTCCCGATTGCACGAAATCCCAGAAGTCTATGATTTAAAGATGAGATAATTGTGACGTTTTAAATAAAATTAGATTGGCATTTGAAAGGGCCCTTCCGTATTTGTTCTATGTTAAGCACCAATCATGGGTTAATTTCCTACACTTATTATCAGGCATGTCGTTGGTAACGGCTGGTTACTGTCTCGCGGGAACACATCCAGGGAAGGCGAGGAGGGGCAGACCGGAGGTTCAATAAGACAAGGCTCTACATGGGAGTCAGCCGGTTTCGAAGCCTGCCAAAAAAAATGGAATTACGTTATTCTGCCCAATTATATtggcatttaaaaaaattcaggccgagcccaatacacggcctattttctttaaaaaacgcCCTCTGGCACCTACGCCTAAATTCcctttgttctactgtcttatcgaaAGCTTATCAGGCCAAATCATGGTAACATTGGGCCCAAACCGGTATGATCAAAATGTGAAATGTAATGGGAGTGGGTGACCTTGATGGCTCTACTTGTATGAGCCACCTGATGCACCCATGATCCTAAGTAAGTTATCAAGTGCAAATCAGCGTCCGATGACGAGGCGTGTGGTGCTGACAAGCTTGTAAACGCTGCAGTAAGTTGATTAGAAGGGGAAACACAAATTATGGCCATCGGGAGCACTCTGTTGATAAGACAATAATCATTTCAGGTTATGCGAGACATTGACAACTGGTTGAATAGTCCATCACACAGGAACGAGGTCATTGCCATGCGATTCGCTGACACCACAATGCCCCCCGGCTTTGACAGGTTCAAACCCATCTTCAGAGACTACTTTACTGGAGCACACGGGAAGGTCGGCACCAATGCGATGACGAGGTGGCCGACTCTCGGAGAAGCAGTGGCACAAAATAAGCGTGTGTTCATTTTTATGGCAAACAAGCTTTGTGACAGCAACTGTAGGAGGTCTTACCCCTACATCCGCTCGGTAGGTAGCGCATTTAACTGTCAATGACATACAGCATATTAGTGACAAACAAATTGTATGAACATGTATCCCACCGAACAACATGACCATCAAATACAACGAATTTCTTTTTTAGAATCAATTGGCCACCGTTGGGAAAACAtgttgttttaatttttttctcactaAAAGCTATCGTGTTTAAGTGACTTAGCTTGATGCTCTATGTGGGATTGCACCCCCACCGATCCCCTTCCTGATTTTTTCCTGGATCCGCAGCTGTTAATGTGTCCAtattcctggggggggggggggggggggggggattacgtataaaacttccttgctgTTAGTAAACCGTGGCAAATCATACTTTGGCCGTACTATATTTTTCTCAAGCAATGTTTTAAATTACGAAGTACAATTTGCaatgcgatatacatgtattacaataaATTGTTTAAAATTATTATATTCTTTTATATAGCGTTACTTAAAAAGtaattgacaatgaaaataTAAAGTTGTATTTAAAAGAAAACCTACAGAAAAAAGCTGTTAAAACATTAATAACGTTATTATGCCCccttacctcgcagttaaaaaaATTCAGGCCTCGCCCAATACACGGCCTATTGtcttaaacaaagcccgctcgcatcTAGGGCTAAATTCgcattgttctacagtcttgTCAAAGTTTCATCAgaacaaatcttgataacatcgacttCCTTCGAAACAGCTTTTAGTGTGGTCGATCGGCTTAACCAGCAAAGGAAAATAAACGTATGTTATTAGAATAAACATTATTAATAAAGAGCTTTAACACTTTTTTAAAACTGTTGAAGCACTCATTTTTAATTATACACAAATTCGATTGAAGTGTCatcattttaaaacagttaTTTTCATTCTCTCTCAGGATAGTTTATACGACGACACATTTTCAAATATCAAGTTGACGTCATCATGCAGTGGCATGCCAGCACTCACAAGAGGGAAGTGTGCGAGCTCAACAAGAGATCTGATCATTGTGTCGGCATTTGCGTCCTTAGGCCTGTGTGTTTGGGACCTGCAGAAAGTGGTAGGTTACAAGATTATTTGAGGCACTGAGTACTAAAGCCCTACAAGCCTTACCGCATGTAAAGACTTTAATCATGAGCATTTTCCAATGATAGAGCAGTAAATATTAGCCCATCTATTGATTATTGATTCCTAAGTTGCCGAACCTGCTTTCTTCAGTCCTGAACCAGGAGGCAAATTTTCGACTAAACTATAGTTTCAGTTAATAGCCGAGTGATCCTTTGGTTATTATGTCAATGCATCAGTTTTAGGAGCAAGATTTTTTTTGCTATAACTTTATTTTACGTGAAGTAAGCACCTTACTTCACGACACGAGCATTTTTACTCTGCCCCCTATATGTTGTCACGGATTCAAAAACACGTTATCACGTGCTTAGGGGCCATTCATTATCACTTAAACTTATTTTCAAAAGGTGAAAAACACACGCTAGGGGTGAATGgacaaactttgaaaatattgattctTCTTGGTATTAATCATAATCATGCTTCTAGCAGTGTAAGACACAAACTATTATTTTCTGAAGCTGGGGGCGCACCGTAGTAACCACCTGCAAGATCGTGTCGCAGAGGTCTTTAAGATAATTTATTAATCAGGATTAATAGAAAGCTGAACGTTTTGTGTTGTAACATCGTGTTGTCGCCCAAGGCAAAAGGCGACATCATGCCAATGACACTGATGCCAACAAACAAAATCGTTCGTTTTTTATTCAATTATAAACAAAGAATTGCTGTACAAAGATAGGATTATAAATACATGACATGATCTCGCCCAAATTTACCTGCGTGTGCTCCCAGCGTTAGCGCTATACCTTGCTTGAATGTTTCTGTTGTTTCTCTTTTCTTCAGTGTAACCCGTACATTAGGGCCAGTGCCATGGACTGTTACAACGAACGGAAGAAGCGAGGCAAAACGGTGAACTTTCTGATTGCAGATTACGTCAACCAAGCCCCCACCAGTCAAAATGTCGTCACAGTCTCCAATGCACTAAATCAGCTCAATATGGGCCACTAAGTTTAGTAAACAGTCGATTTCTCCATTGTTTATCAGTGTAAGAATCTCTTGACGCATTCAAATAAACGTATTGACTCTGCGCAGTACAAAATATGTGTGTTTAAGTGTTTTACTGCACCTACCCAACCCCAACACTAACAGTGTTCATCTGTAGTACAGGGGTTGTGCACCTTTCAGATGTTGGACTCTACGATTCCGCTTCGAGACGGAGTTCAGGTAACTCAGTGTAAAATAATACgactttcaattttcaaataatattttGGCCATGAATTTATTGGTGTGTTTGAAAGCGTTCCGAAGTTTCGATGAATTAGTGCAGTGACCAGACTCGTTAAAACAATCATTAACAGCAGGAGAGAGCGCTCATCACAAAAAGTTCGTCCAAATGTTcatggtgcccccccccccccccccccattggtcaaaagaaatacatttttttattgaaaacgtgGTGGTAGAGCGATCTTTTTAATATAAGAGAGGAACCTGCCTTCGACATGTTAGAGCACGATCAAATTTTCACAGATAGTTAGTCACTGGAAGTTGATAGGAAGAAGAATTTTggatgtacagtcctaccacaaagtaaatgtccaccgattttttaaaatatcacagagatagaagaagataattgaatgcggttttcagcagagaatggtgtATTTAGTTGTtaatgtatctgttgtatttgggccCAGCTCATCCTGTCTCTTcgttatgtaacaggcaattttaaaaatgtccgaaatcaaacttttttgtcttattttatttttgttctttttcacaatgtatgggtgagctatgatgcaacaaaggtttttttcacttgaatttgaaaattcctgcTTAATTCTTAATTTTGAAGactagttttagctcgctataggtgattgtttttttcagacaattgATCACCTTTGAGGACTCCCCGCATCGTCAGCAATGCAGTGTCAGAGTATTTATGAATGTTGCCATTCAACACAATTGATGGTTCAGTTACTATTATAAGCAGAGGGCTGTTCAAGGGCTCTCTGTTGCAACTGATTACCAAACATACCTAACATGCCAGTGATTCAACCGTATTTAAAATTTTGATTTCCACACCAAGGAAGGAAGTGTTTACTTAGAAACCCATTGAATATGGTCGATCATGTTCATAATAGGGAATCTTATATGAGTTAATTTTATTGCAATTTGATGGCCCTTGTattggccaactcagctcacaCATATAGGATTGGGGTCTTCATCAAAGGTAATGGATGAGATtaaaatgaaaacataaaagtcctaagcaaaaatgtgcatttgtcactatcaaacacattctttggaattgcaagtgccatcAAATGCTGGTcgtaaagcacagttcatgggcttgtgtgaatttttgaaatggcacaagaaataaaaaaagtgatttttggacctttttgaaatatctgttacataatgaagggatggaattaggtgcatccaaatacaacagatacacgATTTTACccttctctgctgaaaaccgcattcaaatattttattttttctctgcgatatcaaaaaaaatgttggacatttactttctggtaggactgtacatactAGGGAACAAAAGGACTGTATACTGATCTTGATCAGCTCCAAAACTACTATAGTATCACCAACCGATTTAAGGCCGTTTCTggatatgcaagccaagcccccCATACCGTGCCTTAAGGCCTTGCCACATACGACCCGAGCCCGACGTGACCACTTAAGACTCTGTCGGCCGATCGGATCAGAATGTGGACAAGTCCTGGACGACCTGTGGACGACCTGTCGTAGGCAGTCGATCAGTGGTCGCATAATCCAGTCTTACAAGACTAAAATGGTCCAGTCTTATGAGACTAGGTAATCAGTCACCTAGTGCAATAGCACTCCTCCGACGCGACCTGACCATCTGGTCGTGAAGTCTGGGAAGGGTTAGGTGCGATTCACTTGTGATAGCCAAtcagtacatttcatttcgTCAGATGATTCCTGTAATCATGGCAGACTTCTCGACTGATGAACGTGAAGACCGTCTCAttgggtaggtgataaagtatggaattagtgaaaccttggaaacactgataaaccttggaaacactccttaaaatgcataaaaacatgaaataatgccattcgaatcttacgtggttacgaatcaacatttggagcttattcttacatgatcagatcggaattttatggtaatttagaaatctgtcgcatatccgattcaatagtctatattttagaacaacccagttgtacctcgcctccagtgtacagtactgatctcccaaatatgggaagacacgcccaccacacacccataatatggatatggaccaatagcgctccgcttataaatacgccaccaccacgcggggcctatttgaactacggatcggtctgttcatacagggtgatacagagaaaattaggggcctgtcatgcattatgcatggataaggttgacgactatgtctaggcctaattgtctatgattgactgatattttataacaaacgatgaataaaagaagcctagtcatgtatgtttattaccgaagtttgcggatgaaaatttccttcgccgtgagcgatttcttacatcttccagtacgcatcgagggatgtagagatctttgtgacgtcaccagttctaagcggtttttttattcacgtgtgtgtttgtcctatgatctcgtgcatctagtaccgagcataatactttatcgtctatggaatacaaaacaatcataaaaactaatttttgcttccattgaagagaaataaaatattttaacgaccacagcgcattgccaattgatgacgtcatcctccacattaaaaatgttggcttctgaactaactggcaaattgctatcaataaagtcagctgggacgagactgtcagttgggagggtataaatcgtggaaggaacgcacccgatttcccgcgctatttgcacagtgattccatggtttacattgaatatttacaaggtttatcagtgtttccaaggtttcactaattccatactttatcaactaccgtctcATTGAGCTTTGGCGTGTTTCAGTTGGCTGATGCAATCGTATAATGTGGGCATTCTCGTCGTGCTACTTACTTATCGCAAGACAGCCCAGACGACGAGACTGTCGGGTCGCAATATGCAGAATCGTATAATGTGGCCTGGCCTTTAGATATTTAGCGCTGGATGCGATTCAGCATTGTTCAATCGGGATGGACACTGGGTGGACGACACCAATAAGGTAGGATGGGGGAAATGAACCTCCTTTTTGCCTATTGATCTATGAATACAACAATGCTTGCCTGAACCTTGTAATGCTATTTCTTCTGAGGCTGAGACGGAGACGTTAAATTCACGAAGCTGGACCAATTGAAACGAATCGGAGATAATTTTCTAGACTTAAAGTTAGTGGTTTCATTTAACCCCGGCCCGTAGATACGCGGTAAAATGAACCTCCTAGCAAATAAATATGTAACGCTGACGTTATCATGGTAATGTTCCTGATTAAAATAGGTTTCATTtaagaaaataaaatattttttcatacttCAATATGGTTTAACAATGAAATTCAGTTTACCAATGAAGATAAACCCCTTTATCACCAAAGCAAATTGTATCATTGTAAGTGAGATGAAAGGCATCAATGTAATTGAAGCATATCAAACAATGATAGGCATTTATGTATAAACATTAAGAAAACATTATTTGTCTGTTTATAAAACCAGTATGCATGCATCACTTGCAATTCACAGTGGACGTTTTCCGGAAAGCCCctctgaaaatattgtccacTTGAAATACCAGAAAATGCCTCATGCAACCTTTTCTATACTTTGCGTTTCATCTGAACCAAATTACCAGCGTTGATTCGATTCAGAAATAGTGAAAATTCATACCGACTAAAAGTTAATTATGATAGAACCTGTTTTCTACATGTGCTCAAAATGGTGACTCCCAATGGCCACTGCTATTACATAATATACTTCATTATAACATGTTACATTAAGctagacgcaaggacccaacgcgccgcgtagcggcaaaatagcaaaGCTagtgaaacatttataacgggtcaccgtaatctcattatggacttatagcgcgattatggggttgtaactattttgctgtatattgtcacgaggaaagaaaagcacgcgacctaacgccaacctattaaggtaaagtgataattagaaggtatatagttcaggaaatgttaataaataatcattccttatcgtttttagagagcatttttaattgtaaaaagtatatgcctacgtcacagagtttctgcaatggtcatttttatcacagtagtctcgcgcagccagaccttctccacttattagtctggcgcaagccaggcgttctttgtactagacgttttgcaccacaatgtatctgggccgaagaaacactgcgcaagattacctcgagctggaggtaagaatagattatgctaatgagcatacttccacattaatttttcccagaatggtgcatttCGCgtgaagctacttagcctaataccattgggccccgcgtagtggcgctgagtcggccgctgtaatcaagagagtggttgagtcactctatgttatgacggacctaaccaaaattgcttgcattttcgcattgctataatgaaagacctaatactgaaaccacatgtctgttgactgtgcttatAGAGAGTCttgcatcatgcctagtctctcttaaagcacagtcaatagacaccactataccccctcacactcagaaaccacaaacgcccaccccttcctgctatcttaatacttctgggtagaAAACAAGAAGTAGTTGTATGTTCATGCCTGATAGGTCCAGTTCATCAATGGATatagggcggggggggggggggggaagagtAAAAATGTTGGTTCATTTTTCCCGTGGGTTCATTTTCCTCCGTCTTACCTTACATGTAAGAGTTTAGGACAGCCTTATTATGGTTTCACGACTTATAAATCTACTTCTTTTACAAAATACCTTTCGTCAATAGACCGAGGCTAATAGACAGAGAAATCGATCGACCATACCATAACCACTAATAAAAATATAGTGGTTTGGTCACGAGTGATCAGTTCATTCCCAATGACAACCACTGCCCATTAACTTATCACGACCTGGACCGACAAGTTTGAACCAAACAGTATTGAGGGGCTTGTTCAATGCCTATTATACGGGGCTGGTCATCCGGCCTCAAgttaatgaaccggtcttagatcgatGAGTCTAGAGTAaatttttaccacgttcagccACATGTAGATACAATCAATACATCATGTTTCCAGTTTGTTTAATCCCAATACCAGCATTTGTTATTGCACTAGAGCCAGTTTCAAAATTAGCCCCAATACACCCAAGCAGGTTTTTTGGTGTAATTATTAATTTATCAAACACCCACAAAAATAATGCACTCGTTATCGTTTTGAAGTCATGTCAATGGTACACCAAGAAGGAGTTGTTGATCAGACAAAAAAGAAAACGTAAATGTTACTTCTCTTAAGGACATGAAAACTGAGAGTTTGGTTGGTAACCATTAAATAGTGATCGGCTGCAGAAGCGTAGAAATATGTAAATGATTATTGCCCTCTTACTGATGCAGGCAGTTAAATACAATAAGTTGACAATCAAACGTATTGACCCGCGTTACTTGTTTCACATATCAGGTACAAATTAAATCGATATTTTGGGAAGTATTCAACGTCAGTTGTGTATATAATTGCTCTTTTTGTGTCTTCTTGTACCTCACCACTCTTCAATGATTCCTGCTTAGATTTCTGTGTcagaaaatttacaaaatgtaattTGGATtgttctgaaatgaaaaaaacagtcGAATGGTGTGCATTGAGATAGGCCAGtatatgaaataatgaaatactGTTGTGGCGTTCACAATGGACTATATAATACATCTCACAGTCAGAAGTCAAGGCCATTGTGACATTGacatatcacatttgataatCTGAAATATCGACTTGTACGAAGGATAGAAACGTAAAACCAAACGACATGCATGTTTGAACCGTTAGGTCATTCAATGAACTAATCAATTTCAAGCTCAAGCTCATCGTGAAACTGATCAAGTTTTGATAATCGCAAATATCTCAAGGTGACAAGGCTGATCGCGGTGACAAGGTTGGTCGTGGTGTCATTGAATAATCATGCAGGACCCATGACATTCACGATGTTGTCTTGTTGCTTTATATTTTTACTAAACATACATGTGGTATGGTTTCATGCTTCTGTCTGTCCCACAAGACAAGATATTTGCGATTATCAAATATGACATATCAGTTTAAAAATGATCACTTGACCTTGAAATGGTTCGGTCAATTGAATGCCCCAGCCACTGAACAAACAAATATATAGCTTAATCATATGTGTCACGGGTCGCAAAGCGTGAGGCCGGGGCGTGTCCTCCTGTCCTACGTAAGATGTTGTCCGGGACTGCAGCAAATGATATGGACACTCGTATGGCTAATCAAGAGGTCGGGAATCAGATACGCCGAGACGAGAGGAAGTTGTTGAATGTAAGTTAATAACAACAcaaacaagaaacgaattgttAGGTCATGCTAGTCACTGATGTCCACACAAGAATATTCAGTTTCGCAGATTTTATAACAGATGATATCACAAAACTGGTGTGTGCTTACTTCCACGACGAATTGATTAAATGTTTAGCCCTGAAGCTAGAATATAGTCACTGCTCTGAAGCTGACTGATTGTTACGCTCGGGAGCGGAGTTGAAACTATTGCAATGAGGCTCGATGATAAGCTCTGCTCGGAAGCTGACTGTTACGCTCGGGAGCGGAGTTAAGACTATTTCTGCTACTTCATTGAGAGCTGTTCGTTCTAAAAACGTACCcttattttggtatcaaaatcaaTACCGAACGAACGGATCTTCAAACCCGTAGAGTGTGCGTCATTGCACTTTTCTGTAATTCTAAATAGTTAGGGTTTCCCAAGGTTATCGTGGTCTGGAAGTTCAAGCTCGAGATGTTATCTACCTTGTACCATCAGCTTACACATGTGTTTACGATGTTTTAGAGAAAGCGTGGGCTATGTTAGCTCCAACAATTGCACTACGAACCATCTGACTATGGCAAGATGACCAGATTTTGACATTGGCTTTTGGCTAAAACTAGGAAAGGATTGGAGATAGAAGTTGTTTGGTCATAACGCTTACAGGTTTTACAAGTTTGTCCGATAGTGGTTTCTTAAAGGGTAATTTGattgtgtacatgaagtaccTGAGGCTGATGTAGTAGATAACAGTTTAATTTGTTATTCATACAAAGGAATTATATTACATAAGTGGAGTCATAGCGTAGAGGATGGGATTGTTTTACAATTTGGGATGACCCGGTCACATATGTAATATTATCTCTAGTTTAAGGTTATGGTTACTCATAAATAGGCTACCGACTTCTTGATTTCCCTTCAGCCGATATATTAGTACAATGTAGTTTGAACCCCCCCCTCACAGGGTTGGCATCATCAGCCAAGTGTGGGGGGTCACAACACAAGGAGGATTGTGTTTGTGGCAGCACCTGTAT
Above is a window of Lineus longissimus chromosome 3, tnLinLong1.2, whole genome shotgun sequence DNA encoding:
- the LOC135484986 gene encoding uncharacterized protein LOC135484986; its protein translation is MRRLPLTLFGILVLLAISQVSTAARCNGHEGLCNLRFDKVTFPGTHNSGANRVMKYGGWPYFPALSCMYRNQDYTFTRQLDFGIRFFDIDTRAKGNTAYTSHRDAYGRKLWEVMRDIDNWLNSPSHRNEVIAMRFADTTMPPGFDRFKPIFRDYFTGAHGKVGTNAMTRWPTLGEAVAQNKRVFIFMANKLCDSNCRRSYPYIRSDSLYDDTFSNIKLTSSCSGMPALTRGKCASSTRDLIIVSAFASLGLCVWDLQKVCNPYIRASAMDCYNERKKRGKTVNFLIADYVNQAPTSQNVVTVSNALNQLNMGH